In a genomic window of Phragmites australis chromosome 14, lpPhrAust1.1, whole genome shotgun sequence:
- the LOC133891687 gene encoding peroxidase 2-like: protein MASASCLSLLVLVALASAASAQLSSTFYDTSCPNALSTIKSGVAAAVAQEARMGASLLRLHFHDCFVQGCDASVLLNDTATFTGEQGANPNAGSIRGFNVVDNIKAQVEAVCPQTVSCADILAVAARDSVVALGGPSWTVLLGRRDSTTASLSQANSDLPAPSLDLANLIAAFANKGLSTTDMVALSGAHTIGQAQCQNFRAHIYNDTNINSAFATSLKANCPAASPNGDTNLAPLDTTTPNTFDNAYYNNLLSQKGLLHSDQQLFNGGSTDNTVMNYASNTAAFSSAFTTAIVNMGNISPLTGTQGQIRLSCWKVNS, encoded by the exons ATGGCCTCTGCCTCTTGCCTTAGCTTGTTGGTGCTCGTGGCGCTGGCCTCGGCGGCGTCGGCGCAGCTGTCGTCGACGTTCTATGACACGTCGTGCCCCAACGCGCTGTCCACCATCAAGAGCGGGGTGGCGGCCGCGGTGGCGCAGGAGGCTCGCATGGGGGCCTCGCTGCTCAGGCTGCACTTCCACGACTGCTTTGTGCAG GGCTGCGACGCGTCCGTGCTGCTGAATGACACGGCCACCTTCACCGGCGAGCAGGGGGCAAACCCGAACGCCGGATCGATCAGAGGTTTCAACGTCGTCGACAACATCAAGGCGCAGGTGGAGGCCGTGTGCCCGCAgaccgtctcctgcgccgacatcctcgccgtcgccgcccgcgACTCTGTCGTTGCG CTCGGAGGGCCGTCATGGACCGTTCTGCTGGGGAGAAGGGACTCCACCACTGCAAGCTTGTCTCAGGCCAACAGCGACCTGCCTGCTCCTTCCTTGGATCTCGCTAACCTCATCGCCGCGTTCGCCAACAAAGGCCTTAGCACCACCGACATGGTTGCTCTCTCGG GCGCGCACACGATCGGGCAGGCGCAGTGCCAGAACTTCCGTGCCCACATCTACAACGACACCAACATCAACTCGGCCTTCGCGACGTCGCTCAAGGCCAACTGCCCCGCGGCATCCCCCAACGGCGACACCAACCTGGCGCCGTTGGACACCACGACGCCCAACACGTTCGACAACGCCTACTACAACAACCTGCTGTCCCAGAAGGGCCTCCTGCACTCCGACCAGCAGCTGTTCAACGGCGGCAGCACCGACAACACGGTCATGAACTACGCGTCCAACACGGCGGCGTTCAGTAGCGCCTTCACGACGGCGATTGTGAACATGGGGAACATCAGCCCGTTGACGGGGACCCAGGGGCAGATCAGGCTCAGCTGCTGGAAGGTGAACTCGTAA
- the LOC133890851 gene encoding peroxidase 2-like has product MASSMSVLLLLCMAAVASAQLSPTFYDTSCPNALSTIKRAVTAAVNKENRMGASLLRLHFHDCFVQGCDASVLLADTATFTGEQGALPNVRSLRGFDVIANIKSQVEAICKQTVSCADILAVAARDSVVALGGPSWTVPLGRRDSTTASLSLANSDLPPPFFNLTNLITAFGNKGFTATEMVTLSGAHTIGQAQCQNFRDHIYNDTNINPRFAASLKANCPRPAGSGDSNLAPLDTTTPYTFDNAYYSNLLSQKGLLHSDQVLFNGGSTDNTVRNFASNAAAFGSAFAAAMVKMGNLSPLTGSQGQIRLTCSKVN; this is encoded by the exons ATGGCCTCTTCGATGTCAGTTTTGCTGCTCTTGTGCATGGCCGCGGTGGCGTCGGCGCAGCTGTCGCCGACGTTCTACGACACGTCCTGCCCCAACGCGCTGTCCACCATCAAGAGAGCCGTGACGGCCGCCGTGAACAAGGAGAATCGCATGGGTGCCTCCTTGCTCAGGCTTCACTTCCATGACTGCTTTGTCCAA GGGTGCGACGCGTCCGTGTTGCTGGCGGACACGGCCACCTTCACCGGAGAGCAGGGGGCGCTTCCGAACGTGCGATCGCTGAGGGGCTTCGACGTCATCGCCAACATCAAGTCGCAGGTGGAGGCCATCTGCAAGCAgaccgtctcctgcgccgacatcctcgccgtcgccgcgcgcGACTCCGTCGTCGCG TTGGGAGGGCCGTCATGGACGGTTCCTCTGGGGCGCAGGGACTCCACAACCGCCAGCTTGTCTCTGGCAAACAGCGACCTGCCGCCGCCGTTCTTCAACCTCACCAACCTCATCACCGCGTTCGGCAATAAGGGCTTCACCGCAACAGAAATGGTTACCCTCTCCG GGGCGCACACCATCGGGCAGGCGCAGTGCCAGAACTTCAGGGACCATATCTACAACGACACCAACATCAACCCGAGGTTCGCGGCGTCGCTCAAGGCCAACTGTCCCCGGCCGGCCGGCAGCGGCGACAGCAACCTAGCGCCGCTGGACACGACGACGCCCTACACGTTCGACAACGCCTACTACAGCAACCTGCTGTCGCAGAAGGGGCTCCTGCACTCGGACCAGGTGCTCTTCAACGGCGGCAGCACCGACAACACGGTCAGGAACTTCGCCTCCAACGCGGCGGCGTTCGGCAGCGCCTTCGCGGCGGCCATGGTGAAGATGGGGAACCTCAGCCCGCTGACGGGGTCCCAGGGACAGATCAGGCTCACCTGCTCCAAAGTGAACTAA